Proteins encoded within one genomic window of Guyparkeria hydrothermalis:
- a CDS encoding sulfurtransferase TusA family protein, with product MADDAIEVDARGLSCPMPLLKARKAIATAAPGQSIVVLATDQGAESDFRAYCERAGHELLSLEWQDDVLRVELARGD from the coding sequence ATGGCGGATGATGCAATCGAGGTCGATGCGCGCGGGCTCTCCTGCCCGATGCCGCTGCTCAAGGCGCGCAAGGCCATCGCCACGGCGGCGCCAGGGCAATCGATCGTGGTGCTGGCCACCGATCAGGGTGCGGAAAGTGACTTCCGTGCCTATTGCGAGCGGGCGGGGCACGAGCTGCTCTCGCTCGAATGGCAGGACGACGTGTTGCGCGTCGAGCTCGCGCGCGGTGACTAG